GACCGGCTGCGGCGTCTGCTGCTGCTCGTCCGGGATCTCACGGACGGCGGGGTTCGGGTCGATCATGACCCACCCCCACTGCGCCGTGTCGACCTCGACCCGCGCGGTGACGTCGGACCCGCGGAACGTCGTCGTCCCGCCCGAGGTCGCGCTCCGGCCCGCTCCGCCGCCCGCGTCGCCGCCGGCGGTGAACCCCATGACCACGCGCGCCGGGAAGCCGAGCTGGTCCGCCATCAGCGCCGCCGCGGCAGCGTACTGCTCCTGGTCGCCGATCATCAGCGGCGACGTCAGGAGCTCCTGGATGCGATCGGCACCGTGCCCGGAACGACTCGCTCGGTCGTCGCCGACGCCGTGGCTGACGTACCCGTTGCGCTTGAGCGCCTGCACCATCGCCACGAGCTTCGCACCGTCGGTGTCGGCATCGCCGGAGTAGGCGTCCACGGTGTCCCGCACCGCGTCGGGGACCGACCGCGGCGTCGGCACCGAGGCGCTCCCCGGGCGTGCGGACGCGAGCTGCTCGTCCGTCGGTTGGTCCGGCACGACGGCGGTCAGGTCGTACCGGGTGCCGTCACCGACGCCACCGACGACCGCTCCGGTCGCGGTGGAGCCGTTGTAGAAGAACGCGCCGCGCTCCTTCTCGGCGCCGGACCCGGTGAACTCGACCCGTTCGAGGTCGCCCACCGTCGGCAGCCACACCCCGCTGTACCCGTCGACCCGGACACCGACGCGCACGGTCGTCCCCTCGACGCCCCGGACGTCGACCGAGGTCGGGACGCGCTCGAAGGTCCCGGACGCCGTCGATCCGTCCGACCCACCGACGCGGTAGACGACCCCGTCGTAGGTGTCGAGCGTGGCGATCCGGACGAACCCGTTCTCCGGCAGCCCCGTGACCGTGAGCTGCGGCGTGTTCGACGCGGTGTCCTCCTCGTAGGCGCGGAAACCGCTGAGCGGACTGACGTAGTCCCGCGGGTCGAAAGGCTTCACCACGTCGGTCCGGGCGACGGTCCGGCCGACGGACGGCGGAGCGACGAGCCCCAGTCCGGTCGCGACGACCGCCGCGGCGACGATGGTCCCCGTCCCGACGAGCGCCGGCCGGATCACCGAACGCGCCACCGGCACCCGGGACCCGATGGTCGTCGCGACGGCGACGGCACGCCGTGCGTGCCGCACCGTCAGCGCCCACACCAGCGCGATCCCGGTGAGCGCGACGGCCGTCACGATCGACGTGTCGAGCCGACCGGGTCCGACGACCACACCGGCTGCGAAGACCACCAGCGCCGGGATGCTGGCGAGTTCCTGCCTGGAGGCGCGGGTCGCCACGCTCACGCCGGTCACCGTGGCGACGAGCAACGTCGCGAAGTACGGCACGAGCAACGACTCGTAGGAGCCGACCGGCAGGCTGATGGTCACCAGCTGCTTCCAGCCGAGGGCGACGCCGGCGAACAGGTCGACGAGTCCCTGGCCGGTCGGCAGGATCCCGTTCGCCTCGCCCGGCACCGCTGCTGGCACTCCGGTGAGCGCGAACGCTGCGACCGTGGCGACGGCGACGACCGCGGTGGGCAGCCGGAACACCGTGCCCAGGAGCGCGACGAGCGTGCCGAACACCACCGCGGTGACGGCGGCGACGATCATCGCGTCGTCGCGGTAGACGGGCCACCAGGCGACGCTCGCGACGGCGAGGACGAGCCACACCGCGAGCGTGCCACCCACCAGCCGGAAGGGCGAGAGGCGGCGAGCGACACGGCGGGCATCGCGCCGGACCGTCTTCCGTGCCCGGGTGTCCGGGCCCGCTGCGACGCTCATGCGGCCGACGCCGATCGGTGCAGCGCGTGGCGGAGGTCGTCGAGGTAGCCGATCGTCATCACCGTCAGGCCCGCCACACGCAGGAACCGGGGCTGGGCCTCGGGTTCGCAGATCACGGCGACGACCTCGACGCCGACCGGGAACCGCGTCGCGGCCAGTCGCAGCGCCGGCAGCTCGACCGTCGAGCCCACCACCAGGAAGGCCACGGAGATGCCCGCGGTGTCGGTGCCGACGATGCGCGCGACCTCGGCGATCGGCAGGCAGGCGTCGGCGAGTCCGACGGACGCGAAGTCGTCGAGCAGGCGGGTGGGCGTCACGGTGGGCAGCGGGTGCACGGCGTACACGGGGCGCTTGGCGAACTCCGGCGTCCGCTCCGACACCACCACGGTGACCTCGCGGCCGTCGCGGATCGCGCGTGCGCCGAGCGACGCTGCCGCGCTCACCGCGAGCTCGAACTCCTCGTCGTCGGCGAACTCGGCACGTGAGAGGCCGAGGGCCACAACGAGGTGCGACCGGCGGGTGTCCTCGAACTGGCGCACCATCAGCGCACCGGACTTCGCCGTGGACTTCCAGTGGATCGTGCGGGGGTCGTCACCGGGCATGTACTCCCGGATGGCGTGGAAGGCGATGTCGGACGGCGACAGGTCGGTCGTCGCCTGCCCCTCGAGGTCCCGCACCAGGCCGGTGCTCGTCGACGGGATCGCGATCGTCCGCGGGTGCACGATGACCTGCTCCCGGGCCGTCCAGACGATCTCGCGCCGGACCAGGCCGACCGGGTCCGCTCGCACACCGGTCACCGGACCGACGTCGAGCACGCCGCGCCGGACCGTCGGCACCGGGACCTCGCGCTCGAACGTGCCGCGCGGGCCGATCGACGGGATCGCCACGTCCACCAGCCCGGACCCGACCGGCACCTCGACCGTCGTCGGGACCGAGGGGAACCGCACCGGGTTCTCCGCCGTGACCACCACGCCGGCGGCATCGCCCACCGCCACCCGGTGCTGCGGCAGGCGCATCCGGATCACGAGCCGCGAACGACCGATGAGCGCGACCGCAGCGACGACGACGAGGAGCGCCCCCGCGAAGCCCACGACGACGACCTCGCGCAGGCCGAACCGGTAGCCGAGCACGAACGCGACCAGCGTGAGCGCCGCGACGGTCCACCCGAGGCCGGTGACCACGGACGAGACCTCTGCCCACCCACGCTTGACGAGCCTCCAGGCCGTCGACCAGGCCCTGGCGAGACCGACGACCGCGTCCGCTGCCACGCCGTCACGGTCGCCCACCAGGCGCGTCCGGACGTTCGTGAGGCCGGCGACCGTCCCGGTGCGCTCGTAGGCCGTCGAGCCGCGACGCGACCGCGTCGAGGACGGACGGCGCGAGCGCGTCGAGACGGGCCGGCGGTCGGTCACGACCCGGCCCGGTCCGCCGGCGGCGGGGTCTCGACCAGCAACTGTGCGATGACGCTCGTGGCGCTGACGCCGTCGAACTCGGCCTCGGCGTCGAGGACCAGGCGGTGCGCGAGGATCGGCACCGCGAGTGCCTTCACGTCGTCCGGCGTGACGTAGTGGCGACCGGCCAACGCCGCGAAGACGCGGGAGGCGCGCATGAGGCCCATCGCACCGCGGACGCTGACGCCGAGCCGGACCTCGCTCGCTGAGCGGGTCGCGTCGACCAGTCGGGCCACGTAATCGGCGATCACCGGGTCGACGTGGACCGAGCGCGCCAGCGTCGCCATCTCGGTGATCGTCGCCGCGGGCACGACACTCGCGAGCGGCACCGAACTCGACGGCGCCGACGACGTCTCGAGGATCTTCACCGTCGCGGCGTGGTCCGGGTACCCGATCGACGCCTTCATGAGGAAGCGGTCGAGCTGGGCTTCCGGCAGGCGGTACGTGCCGGCCTGCTCGACGGGGTTCTGGGTCGCGATCACCATGAACGGCGCCGCGAGTCGGTGGTTCACGCCGTCGACCGTGACGGCGGACTCCTCCATCGCCTCGAGCAGGGCCGACTGGGTCTTCGGGCTCGCACGGTTGATCTCGTCAGCCAACACGATGTTCGAGAAGATCGGGCCCCGGTGGAAGTCGAACTCCTGGGTCTTCTGGTCGTAGACGCTGATACCCGTGATGTCGCCCGGCAGCAGGTCCGGCGTGAACTGGATGCGGTTCGTCGAGCCCTGCACGCTCTGTGCCATCGCCCGCGCCAGGCTCGTCTTGCCCGTGCCGGGGACGTCCTCGAGCAGCAGGTGACCCTCGCTGAGCATCGCCGTGACCGCGAGGCGGATCACGAACGTCTTCCCGAGGAGCACCTGCTCGACGTTGGTCACGATGCGGCCTGCGACGTCGGCGAACCAGGTGGCCTGCTCCGGGGTCATGCTCATGCGGTGTCGTTCCTCGTTCTCGGGGATGGTCGGTTGCCGTCGGGGGAAGTGATCGGGCGAGCGCTACTGGGCAGCGTAGGGCGTGTCCCGTGAGTTGCTCAGTTGCCCGCCGCGTTTCCGGAGTCAGCGGGCGCCGGAGCGACGGCCGCCAACGGTGAGTAGTCGCCGTTCGTCGTCAGCGCCCCGTTGTCGTTGAAGGTCACCTCTGCGCGTACTCGGACCGACTTCGCGGTGAAGAGCAGGTCGTCCGGCGGCTGTGGAGCGGCAGCACCCGCGTCCCACGAGTCCGTCCGCGGGAAGCCGCTACCGTCGTCGGTCGAGTACCAGTAGGCGGTGTACCGCACGGACACCGCCGAGGACGTCGGCCCGCTCACCGTGATCGACTTGGTCAGCTGCGCGCTCGTCACCGAGGACGTCGCGTCGAGCGCGGCGATGTTCGCGGTGTACGAGGAGCCGTCGTCCGTCGTGCAGAAGTTCGAGCCGGGGCTCCCGCACGCGCGCAGTGTCATCGCGACGGCGACGTTCCGGGCACCGTCACCGGGCACCCCGCTCCACCGTTGCCCGGGCTGCAGCGTGATCGGAGCGCCGCCCACCTCCAGCTGGTAATGGTCGACCGGGGTCGTCGGAGCGGCGACGACCACGTCCGGGGTCGAGGAGCTGTCCGACGTGAGGAAGACCGCAGGAGTGGAGGTACCCGAAGGGCGTTCGTAGGTCTGGGTGGTCGTCGTCTGCGCGTTGCAGAAGTAGCCGTTCCAGACGGTCACCGAGTAGGTCGCCGTCCCGCCGCCGACGCCGGAGTCACTGGCGGGACTCGTCTGGCCGAGCGAGCCTCGGGCGGTGCAGTCGCTCTGCGCGCCACGGAACGCGTTGTAGGAGCCGCTCGTCCCGCCGGCGAGGTCGGCGGCGCTCCACGTGATGGTGACCGACGACTTGCCGTCCCGGTCCGGGTTCTTCCCCGCCACGGCGGAGACGTTGGTCGGTTTGCCCGGCACGCCCACGGCGGAGCCGGTGGCCGAAGCGGAGTTCCACTGCACCACGGTCCCGTTGCGGTCGGCGCCGTTCCGGGCGGACACCGTCACCGTGTACTGGGCCCCGCTCTGCGCACCGGTGAAGGACGTGTTCGTGGCCGTGCCCGTGCTGCGGGTCGTCGACAGGTCCGGCCCCTCGATCGAGACGACGTAGTTGTCCACGGCGCTGCCGTTGTTCGGCGCCGCGACCGCGTTCCAGGTCACGTCGAGCTGGTTCGGCGTGCTCTTGCTCGGGGTGACGCTGATGCCGGTGGGCGGCGCCGGGACGAAGTCGGCGCTGATCGGCGCGGAGTTCGCGGAGGCAGCCGAGTCGCCGACGGCGTTCGTGGCCACGACGGAAAACTGGTACGAGCCCTTCGGGTCGAGCCCCTTGATCGTGCAGACCGTCGCCGTACCGCAGTCCTTCGACACCCCGTTCGTGCCCTGCAGGCGGTACCCGGTGATGGGCGAGTTGTTCGCCTGCGGCGTCGACCACGTCAGGGTCGCCTGCCCGCCTTCGTACGATCCGGTGCGGGTGGGAGCACCGGGTGCGTCCGGGACGTCCTGCACCGAGATCGTCACGTCGCCCCACACGTACCGGTCCGGATCGTCGGTGGCGTCGGCGACCTGGTACTGCAGGTGCGTGTCGACGGGCTTCGCACTGTCGGAGACACTGACCTGCAGCCGCGACTTGTCGGCGCTCGGCGTGACGGTCACGCCGCCGGGAAGCCCGCCGCCGAGGCCGCGGATGTTCACGACGCGCAACCGCTGGCCAGGGAACGGGTTCGTGGGCTGGTCGTTGGCGAGGACGTCGATCGTGGTCGTCTGGCCACGCTTCGTGACCGACTTGTCCGCCCCGGGCTGCACGAGCGGCCGCGTCGAGGCGACGACGTCGACGCTCACGACCCCGGACCGGCCGGCGTTGGCGTCGTCGGCGACCCCGATCCCGATCGAGGCGCTCGTGTTCTTCTTCGCGGTGTCGGCGACCTTGATCGTCAGGTTCTGCCCGCTGATCGTGGCGGTGGTGCCGTCGCTCGGCTTGCTGACGACGGAGTACTTGAGCTCGGGGAGGTCCTGCGGGTACGGGTAGTCGGTCAGCTTGCTGAGGTCGATTGTGCGCGACTCCCCCGGCTGCATGTCGACGGCGGAGCCGGTGAACGCCGGCGGCTGGTTGGACCGGGGCGTGACCTTGACCGGCAGCACGAGCGTCGCGACGCGTCCCTTGCCGCCGTTGGCGTTCGAGCCGTCGGTGACCTCGAACGAGATGGAGGCGTTGCCGTAGTAGAGCTTCGACGAGGTGAACTGCAGCGTCGAGGAGTCGACGACGAGACTCTGCCCGTTCGCGTGCGTCGCCTTCACCGTGCCCCGGTCGGTGATCTTGGCGGTCTGCCCGTTCGCCGTGACGACGTACTTCGACAGCGGGATCCGGACCGTCGCCTCGCTCTTCACCGTGATGGCACCGGCGGTCCGGTTGACCTGCGGCAGGGCGTCGTCGAAGCCGGGCACGTGGATGAACCCGTAGGAGACGATGTCCGGGTGGTCGACGCGGGCGACCGAGAACGGGATCACCTGCGAGTCGTCGGAGAGCCGGACGACGATGCGCCCGTCGTCGGTGGTGCGGGCGTTGTCGCCGTAGCCGTCGACGACACCGACCTTCAGGTCGGCCGTGGTCCCCTCGGCGAAGAAGACGTTCTCGAGGACGTCGACCGTGACGCTCTGCCGGTGCAGGATGTCCTGCAGGTCGAGCGTGGTGTCGTCGACCTCGGGCCGCAGCGGCTGGGCGTCGGGGTCGACCGTGACGGTGAGGAAGGCCGTGCTCGCCCCGCCGTTCTCGTTCGTCACCGTGTACAGCACCGCGTAGTCGCCGTTCTTCGCGGTCTTCGGGGGTGTGACCCGGATCTGCTGCTTCTGCAGGATCTTGGCGGAGACCGACTCGGCGGTGGGCTCGGCCTTCGTGACGGTGAGCTGGCCACCCTCGGGATCGGAGTCGTTCTGCAGGACGCGGACGGTCACCGAGCCGCCGGGCCGGATGGTCACGTGGTCGGCTTCGGCGACGGGGTTCGACGCCTGTTCGGCGCGGGGTGCGATGCCGACGCGCACGGTGCCGGTCGCACGGGCGCCGAGCGCGTCGACGACCGTGTACGTGAACTCGTCGGTGCCAGCGGAGTAGTCGCCGGCCTCGTACGTCAGCGAGTCGGACGACACGTCGGCGACGGAGCCCTTGTCGGGGTTCGACGCGACACCGACGAGCTGCACCGAGTCACCATCGGGGTCGATCCCGTTCAACGGGATGGACACCCGGACGGACTGCCCGGCGACGACCCGCGCGGTCACCGTCTGCGGGACGGGCGGGTTGTTCGTCGCGGCGTCCTGCTCGCGCACCGAGATCGAGACGGTCGCGTCGGCGTACTGGCCGTCGGGCCCGGCGACCCGGTACACGGCGGTGTAGTTGCCCGGGGTCTTCGGGGCGAGGTACCGCAGGTGGTCGCCCGAGACGAACAGCAGGCCACCGTCGCCGGGGACGTTCTGCACGAGGTCGGGCTGCAGCGTGAGCGGCTCCCCCTCGGGCTGGGTGTCGTTGTCGAGCACGTCGATGTTCGCCACGTCGCCGACCCGCACGGTCGCGGTGTCCGGCTGCGCCACGGGCGGCTGGATCCGGTCCGGCTTCGGGATCTCGACGACCGTTATCGTGCCGGTCGCCGAGGCGAGTCCGTTCGTCTCGGTGTAGCCGAAGGAGACCGGACCGTCGAGCGGCGCGGTGAGCGTGACCCGGACGGTGTGCTGGTCGAGGATGCTCGCCTCGACCCCGGAACCACGGCCCGGACCGTCGAGCGCGGTCACGAGCAGCACGCCGCCGGCCGGGTCGATGTCGGTGGCGGTGACGTCGGTGTCCTTCGTCGACAGGGTGTTGACGAACACGGTCTTCGGCGTCGTGATCGGCGCGGTCGAGGCGTCCGGCGGCGCGAGGATCGTGACCCGCACGATGCCGCTCGTCGTCTTCGTGCCGTCGGTCACGGTGTACTCGAGCTGGTGGTCCCCCGCGCCGGCGCCCTGCACGCGGAACGTGCCGGAGTCGTAGCTCGGGGTGACGGTGAGGCCGGTCGACGACGACACGCTCGTGAGCGTGACGGTGCCGTTCCCGCCGCGGACGTGGTCGAGCGGGTCCACCGTGAACGCCTTGCCCGCGTACCCCTGCACGGGGAACGGGTCGGCGTAGAGCGGCACGCTGCCCTGCTTCGCCACGTGGACCGTGACCGAGCCCCGACCGTCCGCACGCCCGTCGCTCACGACGAGCTGCACGGCGCGGTCACCGGTCCGCGCGCTCGCGTTCCGGTAGTCGAGGAGCCCGTCGGGCGTCGTCGACACCCGGTCCCCGTCGGCCGCGGTCGCCGACTTGAGGTACACCGGGTCGCCGTCGGGGTCGACCCAGTCACCGAGCACGTTCGAGACGACGTGCCCGTTCTGCACGACGTCGGCCGAGGTGTCGCGGACCTGTCGGGGCGGGTCGTTCTCGGAGTCGGGGCGGACGGTCACCCGGACGGTGGCGGTGTCCGACCCGCCGTTGCCGTCCGTGATCGTGTAGGGGAAGGAGACGGTCCCGGTGGCGCGGCCGGACAGCGTGATCTGGAGGCGCTGGCCGTCGCCGACGATCGCGACGTCGCCGACGGCGTCGTCGATCTTCCCGACCTCGCTCACGACGATCGGGTCGCCGTTCGGGTCGTAGTCGTTCAGCAGGACCGGGAGGCTCGTGGTGCGTCCCGGACGAGCGCCCAGGTCGTCGTCGACCGCCACCGGCGGCTTCTGGTCCTTCTCGACCTCGGGGTCGTCGTCGGACACCTGCTCCTGCCGCTGGTCCTCGTCCTTCTTGATGAGGTCGGCCCAGTTGTCGATGAGCTGTCCGCTCCGGTCGATCGCCCAGGCGCGCCCGCTCTGCGGGTCGTTCGCGACGACCGTCTCGCCGTTGTGCAGGATCTGCAGGTCCCCGGTGCCCGCGGTGCTCGCGAGTCGCTGCAGGCCGGACCCCTTGCAGGTGTCGATCGCCTGCCCGCCGGCCCACGCCGCGTACGTGCAGGAGCCGACGACCATCGGTCGTGCCGCACGACCGGAGACCTGCATCGCAGTGTTGCTGACGTCGCCGGATGCCGAGACACGGACGAGCCCGGCGGTGCCGGCGACGACGACCTCGGACGAGCTGTCCGTCGAGTGCTGCAGGGCGGGTGCACTGCCGACGCGGTCACCGAGGTCGACCGTGCGACCGTCCACCGACATCCGGCCCGAGCTGCGGTCGAGCACGGCCAGGTGGTCCCCGAAGGACGCGACCTGGAAGTCGTCGGCGCGGTCCATCTTCACTGTCCAACGCTTCGCGACCGTCGGCGTGGTGCCGACGTCGACGAGTGCGGCGGTGCCGGTCTTCGGCGAGTAGACGGCGACGTGGTCGTCCGAGGCGTCGAAGACGGCGTCGGCGCCGAGCGTCAGGTCGGCCTTCGTCGACGCATCGAATTCACCGAGGTCCTTCGCCGGGGTCGCCCAGAGCTCGCCGGTGTCCCCGTTGCCGATGACCGCCGTTGACCCTGCGAAGAAGACCTGCGGCGTGCCGGCCGGCAGCGTGACCGGGTCGGCCACCGTGGCGTCGGCCACGTCGACCTTCGCGACGGTGCCCTTCGTCTCGTCGACGCTGTAGACCGTGGAGCCGCGCTGCAGGACGGACAGGTCGTCGCTCGCGGTCTCGACGGCGGTGTTGAGCTGCAGGACGCCGGTGTTCGCCCGGCCGACCGCACCGTACTCGGCGGACGGCACCCACACGGTGCCGTCACC
The sequence above is a segment of the Curtobacterium sp. BH-2-1-1 genome. Coding sequences within it:
- a CDS encoding MoxR family ATPase encodes the protein MSMTPEQATWFADVAGRIVTNVEQVLLGKTFVIRLAVTAMLSEGHLLLEDVPGTGKTSLARAMAQSVQGSTNRIQFTPDLLPGDITGISVYDQKTQEFDFHRGPIFSNIVLADEINRASPKTQSALLEAMEESAVTVDGVNHRLAAPFMVIATQNPVEQAGTYRLPEAQLDRFLMKASIGYPDHAATVKILETSSAPSSSVPLASVVPAATITEMATLARSVHVDPVIADYVARLVDATRSASEVRLGVSVRGAMGLMRASRVFAALAGRHYVTPDDVKALAVPILAHRLVLDAEAEFDGVSATSVIAQLLVETPPPADRAGS
- a CDS encoding DUF58 domain-containing protein yields the protein MTDRRPVSTRSRRPSSTRSRRGSTAYERTGTVAGLTNVRTRLVGDRDGVAADAVVGLARAWSTAWRLVKRGWAEVSSVVTGLGWTVAALTLVAFVLGYRFGLREVVVVGFAGALLVVVAAVALIGRSRLVIRMRLPQHRVAVGDAAGVVVTAENPVRFPSVPTTVEVPVGSGLVDVAIPSIGPRGTFEREVPVPTVRRGVLDVGPVTGVRADPVGLVRREIVWTAREQVIVHPRTIAIPSTSTGLVRDLEGQATTDLSPSDIAFHAIREYMPGDDPRTIHWKSTAKSGALMVRQFEDTRRSHLVVALGLSRAEFADDEEFELAVSAAASLGARAIRDGREVTVVVSERTPEFAKRPVYAVHPLPTVTPTRLLDDFASVGLADACLPIAEVARIVGTDTAGISVAFLVVGSTVELPALRLAATRFPVGVEVVAVICEPEAQPRFLRVAGLTVMTIGYLDDLRHALHRSASAA
- a CDS encoding Ig-like domain-containing protein, whose translation is MIRAFLEKHRSAAVTVGASVVVGAVVATAAIASTGYHTQRVDLGDGTVWVPSAEYGAVGRANTGVLQLNTAVETASDDLSVLQRGSTVYSVDETKGTVAKVDVADATVADPVTLPAGTPQVFFAGSTAVIGNGDTGELWATPAKDLGEFDASTKADLTLGADAVFDASDDHVAVYSPKTGTAALVDVGTTPTVAKRWTVKMDRADDFQVASFGDHLAVLDRSSGRMSVDGRTVDLGDRVGSAPALQHSTDSSSEVVVAGTAGLVRVSASGDVSNTAMQVSGRAARPMVVGSCTYAAWAGGQAIDTCKGSGLQRLASTAGTGDLQILHNGETVVANDPQSGRAWAIDRSGQLIDNWADLIKKDEDQRQEQVSDDDPEVEKDQKPPVAVDDDLGARPGRTTSLPVLLNDYDPNGDPIVVSEVGKIDDAVGDVAIVGDGQRLQITLSGRATGTVSFPYTITDGNGGSDTATVRVTVRPDSENDPPRQVRDTSADVVQNGHVVSNVLGDWVDPDGDPVYLKSATAADGDRVSTTPDGLLDYRNASARTGDRAVQLVVSDGRADGRGSVTVHVAKQGSVPLYADPFPVQGYAGKAFTVDPLDHVRGGNGTVTLTSVSSSTGLTVTPSYDSGTFRVQGAGAGDHQLEYTVTDGTKTTSGIVRVTILAPPDASTAPITTPKTVFVNTLSTKDTDVTATDIDPAGGVLLVTALDGPGRGSGVEASILDQHTVRVTLTAPLDGPVSFGYTETNGLASATGTITVVEIPKPDRIQPPVAQPDTATVRVGDVANIDVLDNDTQPEGEPLTLQPDLVQNVPGDGGLLFVSGDHLRYLAPKTPGNYTAVYRVAGPDGQYADATVSISVREQDAATNNPPVPQTVTARVVAGQSVRVSIPLNGIDPDGDSVQLVGVASNPDKGSVADVSSDSLTYEAGDYSAGTDEFTYTVVDALGARATGTVRVGIAPRAEQASNPVAEADHVTIRPGGSVTVRVLQNDSDPEGGQLTVTKAEPTAESVSAKILQKQQIRVTPPKTAKNGDYAVLYTVTNENGGASTAFLTVTVDPDAQPLRPEVDDTTLDLQDILHRQSVTVDVLENVFFAEGTTADLKVGVVDGYGDNARTTDDGRIVVRLSDDSQVIPFSVARVDHPDIVSYGFIHVPGFDDALPQVNRTAGAITVKSEATVRIPLSKYVVTANGQTAKITDRGTVKATHANGQSLVVDSSTLQFTSSKLYYGNASISFEVTDGSNANGGKGRVATLVLPVKVTPRSNQPPAFTGSAVDMQPGESRTIDLSKLTDYPYPQDLPELKYSVVSKPSDGTTATISGQNLTIKVADTAKKNTSASIGIGVADDANAGRSGVVSVDVVASTRPLVQPGADKSVTKRGQTTTIDVLANDQPTNPFPGQRLRVVNIRGLGGGLPGGVTVTPSADKSRLQVSVSDSAKPVDTHLQYQVADATDDPDRYVWGDVTISVQDVPDAPGAPTRTGSYEGGQATLTWSTPQANNSPITGYRLQGTNGVSKDCGTATVCTIKGLDPKGSYQFSVVATNAVGDSAASANSAPISADFVPAPPTGISVTPSKSTPNQLDVTWNAVAAPNNGSAVDNYVVSIEGPDLSTTRSTGTATNTSFTGAQSGAQYTVTVSARNGADRNGTVVQWNSASATGSAVGVPGKPTNVSAVAGKNPDRDGKSSVTITWSAADLAGGTSGSYNAFRGAQSDCTARGSLGQTSPASDSGVGGGTATYSVTVWNGYFCNAQTTTTQTYERPSGTSTPAVFLTSDSSSTPDVVVAAPTTPVDHYQLEVGGAPITLQPGQRWSGVPGDGARNVAVAMTLRACGSPGSNFCTTDDGSSYTANIAALDATSSVTSAQLTKSITVSGPTSSAVSVRYTAYWYSTDDGSGFPRTDSWDAGAAAPQPPDDLLFTAKSVRVRAEVTFNDNGALTTNGDYSPLAAVAPAPADSGNAAGN
- a CDS encoding transglutaminaseTgpA domain-containing protein: MSVAAGPDTRARKTVRRDARRVARRLSPFRLVGGTLAVWLVLAVASVAWWPVYRDDAMIVAAVTAVVFGTLVALLGTVFRLPTAVVAVATVAAFALTGVPAAVPGEANGILPTGQGLVDLFAGVALGWKQLVTISLPVGSYESLLVPYFATLLVATVTGVSVATRASRQELASIPALVVFAAGVVVGPGRLDTSIVTAVALTGIALVWALTVRHARRAVAVATTIGSRVPVARSVIRPALVGTGTIVAAAVVATGLGLVAPPSVGRTVARTDVVKPFDPRDYVSPLSGFRAYEEDTASNTPQLTVTGLPENGFVRIATLDTYDGVVYRVGGSDGSTASGTFERVPTSVDVRGVEGTTVRVGVRVDGYSGVWLPTVGDLERVEFTGSGAEKERGAFFYNGSTATGAVVGGVGDGTRYDLTAVVPDQPTDEQLASARPGSASVPTPRSVPDAVRDTVDAYSGDADTDGAKLVAMVQALKRNGYVSHGVGDDRASRSGHGADRIQELLTSPLMIGDQEQYAAAAALMADQLGFPARVVMGFTAGGDAGGGAGRSATSGGTTTFRGSDVTARVEVDTAQWGWVMIDPNPAVREIPDEQQQTPQPVTRPETVVPPPPAEQQDQSQQAPPQSDRNTPPVQPLWLQILLAVLPWALGVLGLAALVLLPFGVIVLLKRIRRRRRRRAPTPRARIVGAWDEYRDALVDRGHEVARAATRREAVVGAPGEGGTGLAALADRSVFGPSEADGTAADRMWSATDDAITSLRAGRTRKERIRAAVSLRSLRVVDATRSARASVASAVTVRGRRSTGGEGAAGGRDYDGVQAGERRGRPSEDRRNT